One segment of Lytechinus variegatus isolate NC3 chromosome 13, Lvar_3.0, whole genome shotgun sequence DNA contains the following:
- the LOC121426257 gene encoding transformation/transcription domain-associated protein-like isoform X2 — translation MPVPTGSSDPTSVMNKYRNNVTVLADSRSTDETRLKAAQEISENFEVIISSSQYHSFLETAIPQFLRVLKDEKPQFIAESPLQHLRKLLLELLHRMPTNEQLRQFVRQILELMFTLLETENEENVLVCLKIIIELHKYYRPTMQPEVQHFLQFVKSVYKDIQVNIKTYFLDVIPGTPAPDPMNIQLFVDKAGFSCQTIITIQQADGQKVQQTILPKGVNSLKVLAEYPIIVVLMYQLYKQNVHNVVADFIPLVMNTIGLQPTQQARASPNFNKEMYVDFIAAQIKTLSFLAYIIKIYQDLVNSYAPQMVKGMLGLFGNCPSEVAHLRKELLIAARHILGTDLRNKFVPSIDKLFEEHVLVGSGWTSKESLRPLAYSTLADLVHHVRQQLPLQHLSMAVHLFSKNVHDESFPCSIHELFLILPDC, via the exons ATGCCCGTGCCTACAGGATCGTCAGACCCAACATCAGTAATGAATAAATATCGCAACAATGTCACTGTCCTTGCAGACTCAAGATCGA CTGATGAAACCCGGTTGAAAGCTGCTCAGGAGATTAGTGAAAATTTTGAG GTGATCATCTCGTCATCTCAGTACCATAGCTTCCTGGAGACGGCTATCCCACAATTCCTGAGAGTCTTGAAAGATGAGAAGCCTCAATTCATTGCTGAATCACCACTCCAG CACCTGCGGAAGCTTCTGCTGGAGTTGCTCCATCGGATGCCGACCAACGAGCAGCTGAGGCAGTTTGTCAGGCAGATCCTGGAGCTGATGTTCACTCTCCTTGAAACAGAGAATGAAGAGAATGTCTTGGTCTGTCTGAAGATCATCATCGAGCTTCACAAGTATTACAGACCAACCATGCAGCCAGAG gTTCAACACTTCTTGCAGTTTGTCAAGTCTGTTTACAAGGATATTCAAGTCAACATA AAAACCTATTTTCTTGATGTGATACCGGGTACCCCAGCCCCAGACCCTATGAACATCCAGCTGTTTGTAGATAAGGCTGGTTTCTCATGTCAGACTATCATCACTATACAGCAAGCAGATGGGCAGAAAGTACAG caaaCAATCTTGCCGAAAGGTGTGAATTCCTTAAAGGTACTTGCTGAGTATCCGATCATAGTGGTTCTTATGTATCAGCTCTATAAGCAGAATGTACACAACGTAGTTGCAGACTTTATACCATTGGTCATGAATACTATAGGATTACAACCCACACAGCAGGCAAG AGCCTCACCCAATTTCAACAAGGAGATGTATGTGGATTTCATCGCTGCCCAGATCAAGACTCTATCATTCTTGGCCTATATTATCAAGATATATCAG gATTTGGTGAACTCGTATGCCCCACAGATGGTGAAAGGCATGCTGGGACTGTTTGGTAATTGTCCGAGTGAGGTAGCTCATCTGCGTAAAGAACTCTTGATCGCGGCTCGGCATATACTTGGCACCGATCTAAGGAACA AGTTTGTTCCGAGTATTGATAAGCTGTTTGAGGAGCATGTTTTGGTTGGCAGTGGATGGACAAGCAAGGAATCCCTGAG ACCACTAGCCTACAGCACCCTGGCTGATCTAGTCCATCACGTCAGGCAGCAGTTACCATTACAGCATTTGTCCATGGCAGTTCATCTCTTCTCAAAGAACGTCCACGACGAATCCTTCCCTTGTAGCATCCATGAATTGTTTTTAATCCTCCCAGACTGCTAG
- the LOC121426257 gene encoding transformation/transcription domain-associated protein-like isoform X1, with the protein MPVPTGSSDPTSVMNKYRNNVTVLADSRSTDETRLKAAQEISENFEVIISSSQYHSFLETAIPQFLRVLKDEKPQFIAESPLQHLRKLLLELLHRMPTNEQLRQFVRQILELMFTLLETENEENVLVCLKIIIELHKYYRPTMQPEVQHFLQFVKSVYKDIQVNIKTYFLDVIPGTPAPDPMNIQLFVDKAGFSCQTIITIQQADGQKVQQTILPKGVNSLKVLAEYPIIVVLMYQLYKQNVHNVVADFIPLVMNTIGLQPTQQARASPNFNKEMYVDFIAAQIKTLSFLAYIIKIYQDLVNSYAPQMVKGMLGLFGNCPSEVAHLRKELLIAARHILGTDLRNKFVPSIDKLFEEHVLVGSGWTSKESLRPLAYITLADLVHHVMQQIPLQHLSMAVCLFSKNVYKESFPCSIQELFLSSQTASIQHTVRSSSSCHAADTIAALVNGSSSLLKECLQRILPL; encoded by the exons ATGCCCGTGCCTACAGGATCGTCAGACCCAACATCAGTAATGAATAAATATCGCAACAATGTCACTGTCCTTGCAGACTCAAGATCGA CTGATGAAACCCGGTTGAAAGCTGCTCAGGAGATTAGTGAAAATTTTGAG GTGATCATCTCGTCATCTCAGTACCATAGCTTCCTGGAGACGGCTATCCCACAATTCCTGAGAGTCTTGAAAGATGAGAAGCCTCAATTCATTGCTGAATCACCACTCCAG CACCTGCGGAAGCTTCTGCTGGAGTTGCTCCATCGGATGCCGACCAACGAGCAGCTGAGGCAGTTTGTCAGGCAGATCCTGGAGCTGATGTTCACTCTCCTTGAAACAGAGAATGAAGAGAATGTCTTGGTCTGTCTGAAGATCATCATCGAGCTTCACAAGTATTACAGACCAACCATGCAGCCAGAG gTTCAACACTTCTTGCAGTTTGTCAAGTCTGTTTACAAGGATATTCAAGTCAACATA AAAACCTATTTTCTTGATGTGATACCGGGTACCCCAGCCCCAGACCCTATGAACATCCAGCTGTTTGTAGATAAGGCTGGTTTCTCATGTCAGACTATCATCACTATACAGCAAGCAGATGGGCAGAAAGTACAG caaaCAATCTTGCCGAAAGGTGTGAATTCCTTAAAGGTACTTGCTGAGTATCCGATCATAGTGGTTCTTATGTATCAGCTCTATAAGCAGAATGTACACAACGTAGTTGCAGACTTTATACCATTGGTCATGAATACTATAGGATTACAACCCACACAGCAGGCAAG AGCCTCACCCAATTTCAACAAGGAGATGTATGTGGATTTCATCGCTGCCCAGATCAAGACTCTATCATTCTTGGCCTATATTATCAAGATATATCAG gATTTGGTGAACTCGTATGCCCCACAGATGGTGAAAGGCATGCTGGGACTGTTTGGTAATTGTCCGAGTGAGGTAGCTCATCTGCGTAAAGAACTCTTGATCGCGGCTCGGCATATACTTGGCACCGATCTAAGGAACA AGTTTGTTCCGAGTATTGATAAGCTGTTTGAGGAGCATGTTTTGGTTGGCAGTGGATGGACAAGCAAGGAATCCCTGAG ACCACTAGCCTACATCACCCTGGCTGATCTAGTCCATCATGTCATGCAGCAGATACCATTGCAGCACTTGTCAATGGCAGTTTGTCTCTTCTCAAAGAATGTCTACAAAGAATCCTTCCCTTGTAGCATCCAAGAATTGTTTTTATCCTCCCAGACTGCTAGCATACAGCACACTGTCAGATCTAGTTCATCATGTCATGCAGCAGATACCATTGCAGCACTTGTCAATGGCAGTTCGTCTCTTCTCAAAGAATGTCTACAAAGAATCCTTCCTTTGTAG